A stretch of the Nematostella vectensis chromosome 1, jaNemVect1.1, whole genome shotgun sequence genome encodes the following:
- the LOC5517148 gene encoding uncharacterized protein LOC5517148: MSKEVDPRASSSKKKGDHEGTAIGFDSVVNAKMMARRARRRKSLFEPEKVVHDLGTSTLSHADFPIVNPKPANDNKATEITGFDKKVIFEILKEVLDQGFEGLTYEQRDTARLCHEIARTLKERLALLHISEFKLVCTCYDTRRAKPCMQIESGCAWDELHCSIDKDGFVEYVFQNEELAVVGTVYGVHCGRKAPVKSKPILRKQRSFSLTD, translated from the coding sequence ATGAGCAAGGAAGTCGACCCTCGGGCCTCTTCGTCCAAGAAGAAAGGTGATCATGAAGGAACCGCGATTGGCTTTGATTCAGTTGTCAACGCGAAGATGATGGCACGTAGAGCGCGTCGGCGAAAATCACTTTTTGAGCCAGAGAAAGTGGTACACGACCTTGGAACTTCGACACTATCACACGCAGACTTCCCTATCGTGAATCCTAAACCCGCCAACGATAACAAGGCTACGGAGATCACAGGGTTCGACAAGAAGGTGATCTTTGAGATACTGAAGGAGGTACTTGACCAGGGTTTCGAGGGCCTAACTTACGAGCAAAGGGACACCGCAAGGTTGTGCCACGAGATAGCTCGCACACTCAAGGAGCGGCTGGCGTTACTGCACATTTCCGAGTTCAAGTTGGTGTGTACGTGTTACGACACGAGACGTGCCAAGCCATGTATGCAGATAGAGAGCGGGTGCGCATGGGACGAGCTGCACTGTAGCATAGATAAGGACGGGTTCGTGGAGTACGTGTTTCAGAATGAGGAGCTGGCGGTCGTGGGGACAGTGTACGGTGTGCACTGCGGGCGAAAGGCTCCGGTCAAATCCAAGCCTATCCTCCGAAAACAAAGGTCCTTCTCACTGACAGATTGA
- the LOC5517202 gene encoding uncharacterized protein LOC5517202, producing the protein MGDEMLSVFYHGDLYGGSGGKLSMGGMETFKDTLDDQDEFRLFRDYFGLIHLVQNRGVVEDEDSVVDQFFNFTYKRTRMDSIGSDRDSVTSSGSSAGSAEFEFKMEPHFGSKAVGSSLLPGTRSLTKRTDIDTAARNRKNRENKKNRNANVCVFCRNNGESKKVYSSHVLKDAEGNTTCPILRAYTCPLCKASGSQSHTIKYCPKNKNGSKLQAKV; encoded by the coding sequence ATGGGAGATGAAATGCTAAGTGTTTTCTACCACGGTGATCTTTATGGTGGTAGTGGCGGTAAATTGAGCATGGGAGGAATGGAGACTTTCAAGGACACCTTGGATGATCAGGACGAGTTTAGACTCTTTCGCGACTACTTTGGCTTAATTCACCTCGTTCAAAACCGCGGTGTGGTTGAAGACGAAGACAGCGTGGTGGACCAGTTTTTTAATTTCACGTATAAGCGCACTCGCATGGATAGTATCGGCTCCGATCGTGATTCTGTCACGAGCTCCGGCTCGAGCGCGGGGAGTGCCGAGTTCGAGTTTAAGATGGAGCCACACTTTGGCTCCAAGGCTGTTGGGTCGTCGCTTCTTCCAGGGACAAGGTCCCTAACAAAACGAACTGACATTGACACCGCGGCGCGCAATCGCAAAAACCGCGAGAACAAGAAAAACCGCAACGCGAACGTGTGCGTGTTCTGTAGAAATAACGGAGAGAGCAAGAAAGTTTACTCCAGCCATGTGCTCAAAGATGCGGAGGGAAATACTACATGTCCCATTCTGCGGGCGTACACATGCCCTCTGTGCAAGGCCTCGGGAAGTCAATCACACACCATCAAGTACTGtccgaaaaacaaaaatgggaGCAAACTTCAAGCAAAAGTCTGA
- the LOC5517149 gene encoding LOW QUALITY PROTEIN: plasminogen activator inhibitor 1 RNA-binding protein (The sequence of the model RefSeq protein was modified relative to this genomic sequence to represent the inferred CDS: deleted 1 base in 1 codon), translating to MDAVEYSIGVNNRFGLLLSDEEDPETTFKESEKAAKETKDKKAKSARPSVKDGKPQQTKKDKEAVNEESKKDAKRGNRGPKDVRRENEKNTRLLNGPNDKSREDRENVPPRKGGFNRSREDGGQEGGDSPVKVEQGGDRGGFGSRGGNRGARGTGGRGRGGFGANRGGRKREFERRSGSDRSVPEGPSVANMRSVKPQDKREGGGQFNWGNPADTEEEGVAYNQEKPDVEGSPEPGSPKPDAEEGQEQNEEGDAEKEEEQKEMSLEEWKELQNKTRAKMSFELRKPGEGEKKNQWKNTQVLQKEEISDEHGVMYEEKIKTSGRVKKAVPGIQFDFVNTEPKGDSRGGGRGGRGGRPGRGGRGGRGASGGRGRGGGRGGFGGGAGPQGEGHFEINSDEFPSLA from the exons ATGGATGCAGTAGAGTATAGTATAGGCGTGAATAATCGCTTCGGCCTTTTACTTTCTGACGAGGAAGACCCAGAGACTACTTTTAAAGAGTCTGAGAAGGCTGCTAAGGAAACGAAAGACAAGAAGGCGAAGAGTGCACGTCCATCTGTCAAGGATGGTAAGCCTCAGCAGACTAAAAAGGACAAAGAGGCAGTGAATGAAGAGTCCAAAAAAGATG CCAAACGTGGAAACCGAGGCCCCAAGGATGTTAGGAGAGAAAACGAGAAAAACACGAGACTGCTAAATGGCCCTAATGACAAAAGTCGTGAGGACAGGGAAAATGTCCCTCCAAGAAAGGGGGGCTTTAACCGCAGCAGAGAAGATGGCGGCCAAGAAGGCGGGGACTCTCCTGTCAAGGTCGAGCAAGGCGGAGATAGAGGGGGCTTTGGCAGCAGGGGTGGTAACCGTGGAGCCAGGGGTACAGGCGGAAGAGGCAGAGGCGGGTTTGGCGCCAACCGTGGAGGGAGGAAGAGGGAGTTTGAGAGACGAAGTGGCTCTGACAGGTC AGTCCCTGAAGGCCCAAGTGTAGCCAACATGAG GTCTGTGAAACCTCAGGACAAGCGAGAGGGTGGCGGCCAGTTTAACTGGGGAAACCCTGCTGATAC GGAGGAAGAAGGAGTGGCCTACAACCAGGAGAAGCCTGATGTGGAGGGATCTCCAGAGCCTGGGTCTCCTAAGCCTGATGCTGAAGA AGGCCAGGAGCAGAATGAGGAGGGGGATGCTGAGAAGGAGGAAGAGCAAAAAGAGATGAGTCTGGAGGAGTGGAAGGAACTCCAGAACAAG ACCCGCGCCAAGATGAGCTTCGAGCTGCGTAAGCCTGGCGAGGGCGAGAAGAAGAATCAGTGGAAGAACACTCAAGTCCTGCAGAAAGAGGAGATCTCAGATGAACATGGAGTG atGTACGAAGAAAAGATCAAGACATCAGGGCGTGTAAAGAAAGCTGTCCCTGGCATCCAGTTTGACTTTGTAAACACAGAGCCCAAGGGTGATTCCCGTGGTGGTGGCCGTGGAGGTCGAGGTGGCCGCCCAGGAAGAGGTGGTCGTGGTGGCCGTGGGGCCAGTGGCGGCCGTGGCAGAGGGGGAGGCAGAGGTGGCTTTGGAGGTGGTGCTGGCCCACAGGGTGAAGGCCACTTTGAGATCAACAGCGATGAGTTCCCCTCATTGGCTTAG